ACGGCTCCGATGACCGTCACCATGTTGGGGGTCAGGCCCAACCGCAGCAGGCCACGCGCCACGGGCTCCACGATGACCGACGCCGAACGACGACCGTGGGTGCTAAGCACCGGCAACCTCCACCCAGGCGTCCGCGAGGAGGGTGCGGGTGTCGCGGAGCAGCTGCGGCAGCACCTTTGTCCCGTCGAGGATGGTGAGGAAGTTCGCGTCGCCCGGCCAGCGGGGCACGACGTGCATGTGCAGGTGGTCGCCCACCGAGCCGCCCGAGGCCTTGCCCAGGTTGAACCCGACGTTGATGCCCTCCGGTCGGGACACCTTCTTCAGCACCTTCACGGCGGTGGTGACGAAGCTCATGAGCTCCGACATCTCCTCCGCCGTGAGATCCTCCAGATCGGCGACCTTGCGGTACGGGATGACCATGAGGTGGCCTGCGTTGTAGGGGTACAGATTGAGAATCGCGTAGACCAGTTCGCCGCGGGCGATGATGAGTGCATCCTCGTCCGCCATCTTCGGCGCATCGACGAAGGGCTCGTGCGGCTGATCGGACCCGAGGGGCGGGCGCTTCTTGATGTAGCCCATCCGGTACGGCGCCCACAGCCGGGTCAGCCCGTCCTGCTCACCGACGCCGGTGTCGGTCCAGGTCTGCCCGGTGGTCTCCTCAGCGGCGGGCTGCAAGAGCATCCTCACTCGGCTGGAGGTTGATCCGGTCGCGCACCCAGGCGTCTATGAGCCCGATAGCCTCATCCACCGGCACGCCGTTGATCTGGGTGCCGTCGAGGAAGCGGAAGCTCACGGCCTCCGCCTCCACGTCGCGTGCGCCGGCCAGCAGCATGAACGGGATCTTGCCGGTGGTGTGGTTGCGGATCTTCTTCTGCATGCGGTCGTCGGAGGTGTCCACGTCCGCCCGGATGCCACGCTTGCGCAGCTGCGCGGCAACGGCCTCCAGGTGCGGGGCGAAGTTGTCTGCGACCGGGATGCCCATGACCTGGTGGGGCGCCAGCCAGGCGGGGAAGGCACCGGCATAGTGCTCGAGCAGTACGCCGAAGAAACGCTCAATGGAGCCGAACAGCGCGCGGTGAATCATGATCGGGCGCTGCTTCGAACCGTCCGGGGAGGTGTACTCCAGCTCAAAACGCTCCGGCAGGTTGAAGTCCAGCTGCACGGTGGACATCTGCCAGGTGCGGCCGATGGCGTCCTTGGCCTGCACGGAGATCTTCGGGCCGTAGAAGGCCGCGCCCTCCGGATCCGGCACCAGGTCCAGTCCTGAGTTGGTGGCCACGCGCTGCAGGATGTCGGTCGAGCGCTCCCAGATGTCGTCGTCGCCGACGTACTTCTTGGGGTCCTTGGTGGACAGCTCGAGGTAGAAGTCGTCCAGCCCGTAGTCCTTGAGCAGAGAGACGATGAACTCCAGCACGGTGGTCAGCTCGGCCTCGAGCTGGTCCTCGGTGCAGTAGATGTGGGCGTCGTCCTGGGTGAAGCCGCGGGCGCGGGTCAGGCCGTGGACCACACCGGACTTCTCGTAGCGGTAGACGGTGCCGAACTCGAACAGCCGCAACGGCAGCTCCCGGTAGGAACGGCCCCGGGAGTCGAAGATGAGGTTGTGCATGGGGCAGTTCATCGGCTTGAGGTAGTAGTCCTGGCCGGGCTTGGTCTCTCTGCCCTCGTCGTCGTACTCGGCGTCGAGCTGCAGCGGCGGGAACATGCCGTCCTTGTAGAAGCTCAGATGGCCGGACTTCTCGAAGAGGTCACCCTTGGTCACGTGCGGGGTGGTCACGAAGGAGTAGCCGGCCTCGATGTGTCGGCGTCGGGAATGCTCCTCCATCTCCATGCGCACGGTCGCGCCGTTGGGGTGGAATACCGGCAGACCGGAGCCGATCTCGTCCGGGAAGGAGAACAGGTCCAGCTCGGTGCCAAGGCGGCGGTGGTCGCGCTTCTCCGCCTCCGCCAGCATGGTCTGGTACTCGTCCAGCTTCTCCTTGGACTCCCACGCGGTGCCGTAGATGCGCTGCAGGCCTGCGTTGGCCTGGTCACCGCGCCAGTAGGCGGCGGAGGAACGGGTCAGGGTGAAGGCCGGGATGTAGCGGGTCGTCGGGATGTGCGGGCCACGGCACAGATCCGACCACTCGACCTCGTCGGTGCGCGGGTTGACGTTGTCGTAGGCCGTCAGATCGCCGGCACCGACCTCGGTCGCCTCATCCGAGTTGGGGTCGACGTTGCCCTTGTC
This sequence is a window from Corynebacterium comes. Protein-coding genes within it:
- a CDS encoding HIT family protein translates to MLLQPAAEETTGQTWTDTGVGEQDGLTRLWAPYRMGYIKKRPPLGSDQPHEPFVDAPKMADEDALIIARGELVYAILNLYPYNAGHLMVIPYRKVADLEDLTAEEMSELMSFVTTAVKVLKKVSRPEGINVGFNLGKASGGSVGDHLHMHVVPRWPGDANFLTILDGTKVLPQLLRDTRTLLADAWVEVAGA
- the thrS gene encoding threonine--tRNA ligase codes for the protein MVNTTAPAFPPFKVPAGTAVGAAMRELDLPNKGPDAVVAVEDAEGNLRDLSHTPEEDSEFTPVPASSEAGRGVIRHSCAHVLAQAVQAEFPGSKLGIGPAIENGFYYDFQVAEPFTPEDLSTLEKRMKKIIKSGQRFERRLYESVEAAAEELKDEPFKLELVQDKGNVDPNSDEATEVGAGDLTAYDNVNPRTDEVEWSDLCRGPHIPTTRYIPAFTLTRSSAAYWRGDQANAGLQRIYGTAWESKEKLDEYQTMLAEAEKRDHRRLGTELDLFSFPDEIGSGLPVFHPNGATVRMEMEEHSRRRHIEAGYSFVTTPHVTKGDLFEKSGHLSFYKDGMFPPLQLDAEYDDEGRETKPGQDYYLKPMNCPMHNLIFDSRGRSYRELPLRLFEFGTVYRYEKSGVVHGLTRARGFTQDDAHIYCTEDQLEAELTTVLEFIVSLLKDYGLDDFYLELSTKDPKKYVGDDDIWERSTDILQRVATNSGLDLVPDPEGAAFYGPKISVQAKDAIGRTWQMSTVQLDFNLPERFELEYTSPDGSKQRPIMIHRALFGSIERFFGVLLEHYAGAFPAWLAPHQVMGIPVADNFAPHLEAVAAQLRKRGIRADVDTSDDRMQKKIRNHTTGKIPFMLLAGARDVEAEAVSFRFLDGTQINGVPVDEAIGLIDAWVRDRINLQPSEDALAARR